The Saxibacter everestensis genome has a window encoding:
- a CDS encoding BCCT family transporter, with the protein MSSKKPNTQSKLAKAALAARTKGDIKQAAASTKGTLDWVVFGVTGVIAIAFVIWGFMSTGSLSASSGGAQSWVIKNGGWFFVAAASLFVIFVIWLAASKYGKIPLGADTEKPEFKTVSWIAMMFSAGMGIGLMFFGVAEPLSHYASPPPGTTEAQTDAALQTAMATTMFHWGLHPWAIYAVVGIAIAYGTFRKGRPQLISAAFFPLLGKKSEGAIGRVIDILAIFATLFGSAASLGLGALQIAGGIQFNGWAGEVGTPILVIIIAILTMAFVASAVSGVAKGIQWLSNINMVLALVLAVFVFVVGPTLLILNLLPTALGDYFDQMMEMASRTGASGGSEMDAWLSSWTVFYWAWWISWTPFVGMFIARISRGRTIRQFVTGVLLVPTLVSLVWFAVFGGAAIDTQRKFGDLVPEGGVDSNTALFQMLDHFPLAGVTTVLVMLLVAIFFVSGADAASIVMGSLSERGNIEPRRATVVFWGVLMGAVAAIMLIVGGGGGDALNGLQALTTVVSLPFVVVMVLLCVALYKELSKDPIVLREQMGSDLVEEAVVAGVTAHGEDFGLVTRSSSGVRLTPSEREAPGPDGSWEPDSDGRGEWSSHRGEEVPEEKH; encoded by the coding sequence ATGAGTTCAAAGAAACCGAATACGCAATCAAAGCTTGCCAAGGCGGCGCTTGCCGCCAGAACGAAAGGCGATATTAAACAGGCAGCGGCCTCCACGAAAGGAACTCTTGACTGGGTGGTCTTCGGTGTCACCGGTGTTATAGCGATCGCCTTCGTTATCTGGGGCTTCATGTCGACGGGCAGCCTTTCGGCATCGTCGGGCGGCGCGCAGTCCTGGGTAATCAAAAATGGCGGCTGGTTCTTCGTGGCGGCCGCAAGCCTTTTCGTCATTTTCGTGATCTGGCTTGCCGCCAGCAAGTACGGCAAGATCCCACTCGGCGCTGACACCGAGAAGCCTGAATTCAAGACTGTGTCATGGATTGCCATGATGTTCAGCGCTGGCATGGGAATCGGCCTGATGTTCTTCGGCGTGGCTGAGCCGCTGAGCCATTACGCTTCGCCTCCGCCCGGAACAACAGAGGCGCAGACCGATGCAGCCCTGCAAACCGCGATGGCCACCACGATGTTCCACTGGGGTCTGCACCCCTGGGCCATCTACGCGGTTGTCGGAATCGCGATTGCTTACGGCACCTTCCGCAAGGGACGTCCGCAGCTGATTTCGGCCGCCTTCTTCCCGTTGCTTGGCAAGAAGAGCGAGGGCGCAATCGGCCGGGTGATCGACATCCTCGCCATCTTCGCGACGCTCTTTGGCTCCGCTGCATCGCTCGGCCTTGGTGCCCTGCAGATCGCCGGTGGCATCCAGTTCAACGGCTGGGCGGGCGAAGTGGGCACGCCGATCCTGGTGATCATCATCGCCATTCTGACCATGGCCTTTGTCGCCTCTGCCGTGTCCGGCGTGGCGAAGGGCATTCAGTGGCTGTCCAACATCAACATGGTCCTGGCGCTTGTGCTTGCTGTGTTCGTGTTCGTCGTCGGCCCCACCCTGCTGATCCTCAACCTGTTGCCGACCGCGCTGGGCGACTACTTCGACCAGATGATGGAAATGGCATCCCGCACAGGGGCCAGCGGTGGCAGTGAGATGGACGCCTGGCTCTCGAGCTGGACCGTCTTCTACTGGGCCTGGTGGATTTCCTGGACGCCGTTCGTCGGCATGTTCATTGCCCGGATCAGCCGGGGACGCACGATCCGTCAGTTCGTCACCGGCGTGCTGCTGGTGCCGACCCTGGTGAGCCTGGTCTGGTTCGCGGTGTTCGGCGGCGCGGCCATCGACACACAGCGCAAGTTCGGCGACCTGGTGCCCGAAGGCGGCGTGGACTCGAACACAGCGCTCTTCCAGATGCTGGATCACTTCCCGCTCGCGGGCGTGACCACCGTGCTGGTGATGCTGCTGGTGGCCATCTTCTTCGTCTCCGGCGCGGATGCCGCATCGATCGTGATGGGCTCGCTGTCCGAACGCGGAAACATCGAGCCCAGGCGGGCCACCGTGGTGTTCTGGGGTGTGCTCATGGGCGCGGTCGCCGCGATCATGCTGATCGTCGGCGGTGGTGGCGGAGACGCCCTCAATGGCCTGCAAGCACTGACAACTGTGGTGTCTCTACCGTTCGTTGTCGTGATGGTGTTGTTGTGCGTCGCGCTCTATAAGGAGCTGAGCAAGGATCCGATCGTGCTGCGCGAACAGATGGGTTCCGACCTGGTCGAAGAGGCCGTTGTCGCGGGTGTAACCGCGCACGGAGAAGACTTCGGCCTGGTGACCAGGTCGTCATCCGGGGTCAGGCTGACCCCGTCCGAGCGTGAAGCGCCGGGCCCGGATGGTTCCTGGGAACCTGATTCAGACGGCCGCGGCGAGTGGAGCAGCCACCGCGGTGAAGAAGTTCCGGAAGAAAAACACTAA
- a CDS encoding NAD(P)/FAD-dependent oxidoreductase translates to MALIRNSTLRPRILVVGGGYLGFVTARRLQKSLDRGEATITVVDPNPYMTYQPLLPEVAAGSIEPRHAVIPLRRHLRRSEVVTGKVTRISHADRHAVIEPELGEPFELDYDHIVLASGSVPRTLPIPGLAEEAISFKRIEEAVALRDRILSRLDDAAVIEDDAERRKALTFVFVGGGFAGIESLAELEDMARQAVARYDTLTEADLRFVLIEAMARVMPEVGEAQARWVVESLRARGVDVYLETFLQDCTNKHIKLSNGEEFDADTIVWNAGVKANPLLIDSDLPLDDRGRIRARADLRVEDDNGVVEGAWAAGDNAAVPDLSGGGVGGFCVPNAQHAVRQAPVLAGNITKALRGGSDFVQYSHKSIGTVAGLGVYKGVAQIGSFEARGILAWAMHRGYHGMAVPTIERKVRVFANWFLGILLGRDDSQLVDLAEPRKAFAEAADSKPLPKKPEAKAAEAKKSEPKKAEAKVKEAAARAS, encoded by the coding sequence ATGGCTCTGATTAGAAACAGCACACTACGCCCGCGCATCCTCGTCGTCGGAGGAGGCTACCTCGGCTTCGTCACCGCCCGCAGGTTGCAGAAGTCGCTTGACCGGGGCGAGGCGACGATCACCGTCGTCGACCCCAACCCTTACATGACCTACCAGCCATTGCTGCCCGAGGTCGCCGCCGGCTCGATCGAACCGCGCCACGCAGTCATTCCGTTGCGCCGTCACCTTCGCCGCAGTGAGGTGGTGACCGGCAAGGTCACCCGGATCTCGCATGCCGACCGTCACGCAGTGATCGAGCCCGAGCTTGGCGAACCATTTGAGCTCGACTACGACCACATCGTGCTCGCTTCCGGCTCGGTCCCGCGCACCTTGCCAATTCCTGGCCTGGCCGAGGAAGCCATCAGCTTCAAGCGGATCGAAGAGGCCGTGGCCCTGCGCGACCGCATCCTGAGCCGCCTGGACGATGCCGCCGTGATCGAGGACGACGCCGAGCGCCGGAAGGCCCTGACATTCGTCTTCGTCGGAGGCGGATTCGCGGGTATCGAGTCCCTTGCCGAGCTGGAAGACATGGCCCGCCAGGCGGTTGCCCGTTACGACACGTTGACCGAAGCGGATCTGCGCTTCGTGCTGATTGAGGCGATGGCCCGCGTGATGCCGGAGGTCGGCGAAGCCCAGGCGCGCTGGGTGGTCGAAAGCCTGCGTGCCCGCGGCGTGGACGTCTACCTGGAAACCTTCCTGCAGGATTGCACCAACAAGCACATCAAGCTGTCGAACGGCGAGGAATTCGACGCCGACACCATCGTGTGGAACGCCGGCGTGAAGGCCAACCCGCTGCTGATCGATTCCGATCTACCCCTCGATGACCGCGGCCGGATCCGGGCCAGGGCCGACCTGCGCGTCGAGGACGACAACGGCGTGGTCGAGGGTGCGTGGGCGGCCGGCGACAACGCCGCTGTTCCTGACCTGAGTGGCGGGGGAGTCGGCGGTTTCTGTGTGCCGAACGCCCAGCATGCAGTTCGCCAGGCCCCGGTCCTGGCTGGCAACATCACCAAGGCGCTGCGTGGCGGATCCGACTTCGTGCAGTACTCGCACAAGTCGATCGGTACGGTCGCCGGTCTCGGCGTCTACAAGGGTGTCGCGCAGATCGGCTCCTTCGAGGCACGCGGAATTCTCGCCTGGGCGATGCACCGCGGATACCACGGCATGGCCGTTCCGACCATCGAGCGCAAGGTGCGGGTGTTCGCCAACTGGTTCCTCGGCATCCTGCTCGGCCGGGATGACAGCCAGTTGGTAGACCTCGCCGAGCCCCGCAAGGCATTCGCCGAGGCAGCCGACTCGAAGCCGCTGCCGAAGAAGCCCGAAGCGAAAGCGGCCGAGGCGAAGAAGTCGGAGCCAAAGAAGGCTGAGGCGAAGGTCAAGGAAGCGGCAGCCAGGGCCAGCTAG
- a CDS encoding S8 family serine peptidase yields the protein MAPPRSVLRHLRDLRPLTVALTTLAVTGLAFGGGITPAAADPVRDRQFWIDDYNIDEAWQISRGEGVKVAVIDSGVSAHEDLKGAVVGSRDFSGTGHNGKEPIGSKASKFHGTAVAGVVAGRGHGDDAGTIGVAPEADLLSASVWLGDGLPRNAVPQRKQVADAVRWSVDSGAKVINLSLGWNDPSWPESWDDAFQYAADRDVVVIACVGNRSQGARQAWSPSTVPGVVGVGGLTQTGKVARAETAPGIAVNLMGPGEDMAVPWYTGGYGTADGSSFASPFVAGVAALIRSAYPEMSAADVINRLYRSADPVKGHKGRSSEDKPEPTVGYGRVDPLEALESDVAKVGRNPDGSLKDWIAMHRKAESTEPEELGGNAKLESDADVSDRPDDKPSSDAQSTEAARLGPPPQSGAGPVALIGFGTALVLVVSGGIVTSRRIRRGQGRTGD from the coding sequence ATGGCGCCGCCCCGATCTGTGCTGCGCCACCTGCGGGATCTTCGGCCGCTCACCGTTGCGCTTACCACGCTGGCAGTGACCGGACTGGCATTCGGCGGCGGCATCACACCGGCGGCGGCAGACCCGGTCCGGGACCGGCAATTCTGGATCGATGACTACAACATCGACGAGGCCTGGCAGATCAGCCGGGGCGAAGGCGTCAAGGTCGCCGTCATCGATTCCGGGGTGTCGGCACATGAGGACCTGAAGGGTGCGGTCGTCGGCAGCCGGGATTTTTCCGGGACCGGGCACAATGGCAAGGAGCCGATCGGCTCGAAAGCCAGCAAATTTCATGGCACTGCGGTGGCCGGCGTCGTGGCCGGACGAGGTCATGGCGACGATGCCGGGACGATTGGCGTCGCACCGGAGGCCGACCTGCTGTCGGCGTCGGTGTGGCTAGGGGACGGACTGCCCAGGAACGCGGTGCCGCAGCGCAAGCAGGTCGCCGATGCGGTGCGCTGGTCCGTCGATTCCGGCGCCAAGGTGATCAATCTGTCGCTTGGCTGGAACGACCCCTCGTGGCCGGAAAGCTGGGACGATGCATTCCAGTATGCCGCTGATCGTGACGTGGTCGTCATTGCTTGTGTCGGCAACCGCTCCCAGGGCGCCAGGCAGGCCTGGTCGCCGTCCACGGTGCCCGGGGTGGTTGGGGTAGGCGGCCTGACCCAGACCGGCAAGGTCGCCAGGGCGGAGACGGCGCCCGGGATCGCGGTCAATCTGATGGGCCCAGGCGAGGACATGGCGGTGCCCTGGTACACCGGCGGATATGGCACCGCGGATGGAAGCTCGTTCGCCTCGCCATTTGTCGCCGGCGTGGCCGCGCTGATCCGCTCGGCGTACCCCGAGATGTCGGCGGCGGACGTCATCAACCGGTTGTACCGGAGCGCAGACCCGGTTAAGGGTCACAAAGGCCGGTCGTCGGAGGACAAGCCGGAGCCGACTGTGGGCTACGGCCGGGTGGATCCTCTGGAGGCTCTTGAAAGCGATGTCGCGAAGGTCGGCCGCAATCCGGATGGCTCGCTGAAGGACTGGATTGCGATGCACAGGAAAGCCGAATCGACTGAGCCCGAGGAGCTGGGAGGCAACGCCAAACTGGAGTCGGATGCCGACGTTTCCGATCGGCCGGACGACAAGCCCAGCAGTGACGCCCAGTCCACGGAGGCGGCAAGACTAGGACCACCCCCGCAGAGCGGCGCCGGCCCTGTCGCTTTGATCGGCTTCGGTACGGCGCTGGTGCTGGTCGTCTCCGGAGGCATTGTCACCTCCCGTCGGATCCGTCGGGGCCAGGGCAGAACCGGCGACTGA
- a CDS encoding Ppx/GppA phosphatase family protein — MTRVAAFDCGTNSLRLLIADIRPGQDVVELDRQMRVVRLGQGVDATGGFVPEALERTFAATEEYAALAKEHDVQKMRFVATSATRDANNREEFLTGIVKRLGIEPEVISGDEEAQLSFLGATLGLQPRAQGSEKNSDTGSHQGAEVPPPYLVVDLGGGSTELVLGDNDGVISSFSMDIGCVRMTERHLRSDPPTEAEIAAATADIDAALDEAALTVDISRAQTLVGVAGTITTVTAHALGLDHYDRSRIHGASLLAPQVLDACSDLLQMPRDERAALPYMHPGRVDVIGGGALVWQRIVSRVTGQTGITNVVASEEDILDGIAWNLVVG; from the coding sequence ATGACCCGTGTAGCCGCCTTTGACTGTGGAACCAATTCGCTTCGTCTGCTGATCGCCGATATCCGGCCCGGGCAGGACGTCGTCGAACTCGACCGCCAGATGCGGGTGGTCCGGCTCGGCCAGGGGGTGGACGCCACGGGCGGGTTTGTGCCCGAGGCGCTTGAGCGCACCTTCGCTGCGACCGAGGAGTACGCCGCGCTGGCGAAAGAACACGACGTGCAGAAGATGCGCTTCGTGGCTACCTCGGCCACCCGGGATGCCAACAACCGTGAGGAATTCCTGACCGGGATCGTCAAGCGGCTCGGCATCGAACCGGAAGTCATATCCGGCGACGAGGAGGCTCAGCTGTCGTTCCTTGGCGCGACGCTCGGCCTGCAGCCGCGCGCGCAGGGTTCGGAAAAGAACTCCGACACCGGATCGCATCAGGGTGCGGAGGTTCCGCCGCCATACCTGGTTGTCGACCTGGGCGGCGGGTCGACCGAACTCGTACTCGGCGACAACGATGGGGTCATTTCCTCGTTCAGCATGGATATAGGTTGCGTGCGGATGACGGAACGTCACCTGCGCAGCGACCCGCCGACCGAGGCGGAGATCGCCGCGGCGACGGCCGACATCGATGCCGCACTGGACGAGGCAGCGCTCACTGTCGACATTTCACGCGCGCAAACCCTGGTCGGGGTCGCAGGCACGATCACCACAGTCACCGCTCACGCACTTGGCCTCGATCATTACGACCGATCGAGAATTCACGGCGCATCCCTTCTGGCTCCGCAGGTGCTGGATGCCTGTTCGGACCTGTTGCAGATGCCCCGTGACGAACGGGCCGCGCTGCCCTACATGCATCCTGGCCGGGTCGACGTCATCGGCGGGGGTGCGCTGGTCTGGCAGCGAATAGTCAGCCGGGTGACCGGGCAGACCGGCATCACCAACGTCGTTGCCAGCGAGGAAGACATCCTTGACGGCATCGCCTGGAATCTGGTTGTCGGCTGA
- a CDS encoding phytoene desaturase family protein, which yields MSFDAIVVGAGPNGLAAAVTLARAGLAVQLIEGSDQLGGGARTEELTLSGYRHDVCSAVHPQALASPFFQAFGLRERIELVIPEMSYANPFDNRPAGIAYHSLDRTVEGLGVDGRAWRNLLGPLLAESRAVSRFTMSQLLQVPRNPITTMRFGLRALEQGTAAWNLRFKDTVAPALLTGVSTHVMGPLPSLAPSGGGLMLAMQAHDRGWPIPVGGSQSIIDAMAEDFRAHGGQIVTGQMVETLDQLDKATAVLLDLTPQALLRIAGDRLPTGYRNALRRFRYGNAACKVDFALSGPVPWSDERVREAGTIHLGNTRDEMAFTEAEVKAGRHPERPYVLASQPSTFDSTRAPAGKHTLWSYTHVPRGSTVDMGDAVERQIERFAPGFRDLVLARSVRTAADLEAHNPNYIGGDFSAGAPDIWQMIKRPVVSPTPWATPMPDVFLASQSTPPGPAVHGLSGLYAAQLALSRRFGITKLPDLSPGR from the coding sequence ATGAGTTTTGACGCAATTGTGGTTGGCGCCGGACCAAATGGACTGGCGGCCGCAGTCACCCTGGCCAGGGCCGGGCTCGCGGTACAGCTGATCGAGGGCAGCGATCAGCTCGGCGGCGGCGCCCGTACCGAGGAGCTGACTCTGTCGGGCTATCGCCACGATGTGTGCTCTGCCGTACACCCCCAGGCACTTGCCTCACCGTTCTTCCAGGCATTCGGATTGCGGGAGCGGATCGAACTCGTGATCCCGGAGATGTCCTACGCCAATCCCTTCGACAACCGACCGGCTGGCATCGCCTATCACTCACTGGATCGCACAGTCGAAGGCCTAGGTGTGGACGGCAGGGCCTGGCGAAACCTGTTGGGTCCTCTGCTGGCCGAGTCGCGGGCCGTGTCACGCTTCACGATGTCCCAGTTGCTGCAGGTGCCGAGGAATCCGATCACCACCATGCGATTCGGCCTCCGGGCACTCGAACAGGGCACGGCGGCCTGGAATCTGAGGTTCAAGGACACCGTCGCCCCCGCGCTGCTCACCGGCGTCAGTACGCACGTGATGGGGCCGCTCCCTTCACTGGCCCCCTCTGGGGGCGGGTTAATGCTCGCGATGCAGGCGCACGATCGCGGCTGGCCGATCCCGGTCGGCGGTTCACAATCGATCATCGACGCCATGGCTGAGGACTTCCGGGCCCACGGCGGCCAGATCGTCACCGGTCAGATGGTCGAGACGCTGGATCAGCTGGACAAGGCAACCGCTGTGCTGCTGGACCTGACTCCGCAGGCATTGCTTCGGATAGCCGGCGACCGGTTGCCGACCGGATACCGCAATGCATTACGCCGCTTCCGATACGGAAATGCCGCCTGCAAGGTTGACTTCGCACTCTCCGGCCCGGTGCCATGGTCCGACGAACGGGTGCGCGAGGCGGGCACTATCCATCTCGGAAATACCCGAGATGAAATGGCCTTCACCGAGGCTGAGGTCAAGGCCGGGCGGCATCCGGAACGGCCGTACGTTCTGGCCTCCCAACCGAGCACGTTCGACTCAACCCGGGCGCCGGCCGGCAAACACACACTGTGGAGCTACACGCATGTTCCGCGCGGATCGACAGTGGACATGGGAGATGCCGTCGAGCGGCAGATCGAACGGTTCGCCCCAGGCTTCCGGGATCTGGTACTCGCCCGCAGCGTTCGCACCGCGGCCGATCTCGAGGCCCACAACCCGAACTACATCGGCGGCGATTTTTCCGCCGGCGCGCCTGACATCTGGCAGATGATCAAGCGACCGGTGGTTTCGCCGACTCCGTGGGCCACGCCGATGCCCGATGTCTTCCTCGCATCACAGTCGACTCCCCCGGGCCCCGCGGTGCACGGCCTTTCCGGGCTCTACGCCGCGCAGCTGGCGCTAAGCCGCCGGTTCGGCATTACGAAACTGCCGGACCTTTCGCCGGGGCGATAG
- a CDS encoding FtsB family cell division protein yields MGKQVPASPRRPATRKTVSAARKPAPAARKTPNAAGVSRPRAASRDRIIDDPPQDPTRKGRQLSGRTIAFCVVLLLLALLFAPAVRSMVSQQQQIAALEKDIAAKEKTVQGLREERANWDDPDYVRAQARKQIYYVMPGEKGYIVLDEQDEEALKTDDKVNDGKVALPDKEKSWYVGLWDSVTRAGTEDPVEDTR; encoded by the coding sequence ATGGGCAAACAGGTTCCAGCCAGCCCGCGTCGTCCAGCGACCCGAAAAACAGTTTCAGCTGCCCGAAAGCCGGCGCCCGCGGCACGAAAGACGCCGAATGCGGCCGGAGTCAGCCGTCCCAGGGCGGCGTCCCGGGATCGAATCATCGATGATCCGCCGCAGGATCCGACCCGCAAAGGCCGGCAGCTGTCCGGCCGCACTATCGCCTTCTGTGTCGTTCTTCTGCTTCTAGCCCTGCTTTTTGCGCCCGCCGTCCGCTCCATGGTCAGCCAGCAGCAGCAGATTGCCGCGCTCGAAAAGGACATCGCGGCGAAGGAGAAGACAGTTCAGGGGTTGCGCGAAGAACGCGCCAACTGGGACGACCCGGACTACGTCCGCGCGCAGGCTCGAAAACAGATCTACTACGTCATGCCCGGAGAAAAGGGCTACATAGTGCTCGACGAGCAGGACGAGGAAGCGCTAAAGACGGACGACAAGGTCAATGACGGTAAAGTTGCCCTGCCGGATAAAGAAAAATCCTGGTACGTCGGGCTGTGGGACTCGGTGACGCGGGCGGGGACGGAAGACCCTGTCGAGGACACCAGATAA
- the eno gene encoding phosphopyruvate hydratase, translating into MASIEAVGAREILDSRGNPTVEVEVALDDGILARAAVPSGASTGAFEAVELRDGDPKRYLGKGVEKAVDAVLDQLGPAILGFDAHEQRLIDQALLEVDGTDNKSSVGANAILGVSLAVAKAAADSAELPLYGYLGGPNAHVLPVPLMNILNGGSHADSNVDIQEFMIVPLGAETFSEGLRWGVETYHALKSVLKEKGLATGLGDEGGFAPNLGSNREALDLILVAIKNAGYTPGRDIALALDVASSEFFKDGSYEFEGQTRSAQEMSAYYAELVEAYPLVSIEDPLDEDDWSGWAILNAEIGAKVQLVGDDLFVTNPERLSRGIEEQAANSILVKVNQIGSLTETLDAVSMAHRAGYSTVISHRSGETEDTTIADLAVATNAGQIKTGAPARSERVAKYNQLLRIEEELDDAARYAGRAAFPRFKA; encoded by the coding sequence GTGGCCAGTATTGAAGCCGTTGGTGCCCGCGAGATCCTCGATTCGCGCGGCAACCCCACCGTCGAAGTAGAAGTCGCGCTTGACGACGGAATCCTTGCACGGGCGGCGGTTCCGTCGGGCGCCTCCACGGGCGCCTTCGAAGCAGTGGAACTGCGAGATGGCGATCCGAAGCGATACCTGGGCAAAGGAGTCGAAAAGGCGGTTGACGCTGTCCTCGACCAGCTCGGCCCGGCCATCCTGGGCTTCGATGCCCACGAGCAGCGGCTGATCGACCAGGCACTGCTCGAAGTGGACGGAACCGACAACAAGTCCTCCGTCGGCGCCAACGCCATCCTCGGCGTATCGCTTGCCGTCGCCAAGGCCGCTGCTGACTCCGCGGAATTGCCGCTGTACGGCTACCTTGGTGGCCCGAACGCCCACGTGCTTCCGGTCCCATTGATGAATATCCTCAACGGCGGCTCCCACGCGGACTCCAACGTCGACATCCAGGAATTCATGATCGTGCCGCTTGGCGCGGAGACGTTCAGCGAGGGCCTTCGCTGGGGCGTGGAAACGTACCATGCGCTGAAGTCGGTGCTGAAGGAGAAGGGCCTGGCCACCGGCCTCGGCGACGAGGGCGGATTCGCACCTAACCTCGGCAGCAACCGGGAGGCTCTCGACCTGATCCTGGTGGCGATCAAAAACGCCGGCTACACGCCCGGCCGTGACATCGCACTCGCGCTCGATGTGGCCTCCTCGGAGTTCTTCAAGGACGGAAGCTACGAGTTCGAAGGTCAGACCCGCAGCGCCCAGGAGATGTCCGCCTACTACGCCGAACTCGTCGAGGCGTACCCGCTGGTCTCGATCGAGGATCCACTCGACGAGGATGACTGGTCGGGCTGGGCAATCCTCAATGCCGAAATCGGCGCAAAGGTCCAGCTCGTCGGCGACGACCTCTTCGTCACGAACCCCGAACGTCTGTCCCGGGGCATCGAGGAGCAGGCGGCGAACTCGATCCTGGTGAAGGTCAATCAGATCGGCTCGCTGACCGAGACCCTCGACGCAGTTTCGATGGCGCATCGCGCCGGTTACTCGACGGTTATCTCGCATCGCTCCGGCGAAACCGAGGACACCACGATCGCCGACCTTGCGGTCGCCACAAACGCGGGCCAGATAAAGACCGGTGCACCGGCCAGGTCCGAGCGGGTTGCCAAGTACAACCAGTTGCTTCGGATCGAAGAAGAGCTCGACGACGCGGCCCGCTACGCAGGACGCGCCGCATTCCCGAGGTTCAAGGCATAA
- a CDS encoding DUF885 family protein has translation MGFFAGRDDDSSIGDAETTSRFVRVAEGILDSWLAAHPEQASRLGVHDFDPLLGEREAGAIVDQAAVIVDSLGALDDIDDTALCDDDAVDLEIIRGRMAWELWETTELRTFEWNPLQHSPGRSIHDLIFRPGSDLPTRLRALASRLERFPDALQTARETLTDMPQVHVVAAIEQFCGARELLGNRLDAVIDQAKNQHEHSASECGPDSLGSLDRRRLDDARDEAAAALADHERWLIDELPHSHGDPVLGPERFSARLWYALDSTLTPDAVLTRAESDLIATEELLAELSARRGVSDPRELLAALRETGRSPHVLSMLRDQLAASEALTAGLGIATVPDDPRDVMWTPPSYFGSGDTVSVPGSLDDDVDALTAVSYLMIDGVPDQLSLREADEYSEQLGELSLASYAAREGVPGRLMQQAYARRYRGHTRVRSVFPSASFSGGWAVYAEEALAALRMERQPELAWEAELLSVIGKLGVITDAIVDIRVHAHGMTEDEALRLLVERGYRSKPVAKARWRQVLLNSTELTSPFAGYTELVDLLSTVTSGTTMSDDVRAGIHDEVLSHGTLAPRHLAALLI, from the coding sequence ATGGGCTTCTTTGCGGGACGAGACGATGACAGCAGTATCGGAGATGCTGAAACGACGTCGCGATTTGTTCGCGTTGCGGAGGGCATCCTCGATTCATGGCTTGCTGCCCATCCTGAGCAGGCGAGTCGGCTGGGCGTCCACGATTTCGATCCATTGCTCGGCGAACGGGAAGCCGGAGCTATCGTGGACCAGGCAGCTGTCATAGTCGATTCGCTCGGCGCCCTCGATGACATCGACGACACCGCGCTGTGCGATGACGACGCCGTCGACCTGGAGATCATCCGCGGCCGGATGGCATGGGAGCTGTGGGAGACGACCGAGCTGCGCACATTTGAATGGAATCCTCTGCAGCACTCACCGGGCCGGTCCATCCACGACCTGATTTTCCGTCCGGGCAGTGACCTGCCGACCCGGCTGCGCGCGCTGGCGTCCCGGCTGGAACGCTTCCCTGACGCGCTGCAGACAGCCCGGGAAACCCTGACCGATATGCCTCAGGTGCACGTCGTGGCGGCGATCGAGCAGTTCTGCGGGGCGCGCGAACTGCTCGGCAACCGGCTCGACGCCGTAATCGATCAGGCGAAGAATCAGCATGAACACAGCGCGTCCGAGTGTGGCCCGGATTCCCTAGGCAGCCTTGACCGACGCCGACTGGACGATGCACGTGACGAGGCAGCCGCGGCGCTCGCGGACCATGAGCGCTGGCTGATCGATGAACTGCCCCACTCGCACGGCGATCCCGTGCTCGGCCCCGAGCGTTTTTCGGCCCGGCTCTGGTACGCACTGGACAGTACGCTGACCCCGGATGCCGTGCTGACCAGGGCAGAAAGCGACCTGATCGCCACGGAAGAGCTGCTTGCGGAGCTGAGCGCGCGTCGCGGAGTCAGCGATCCCCGCGAGTTGCTGGCGGCGCTTCGTGAAACGGGTCGTTCACCGCATGTGCTCAGTATGCTCCGCGATCAGCTCGCCGCCTCGGAGGCGCTCACGGCGGGGCTAGGCATTGCCACCGTGCCGGATGACCCGCGCGATGTGATGTGGACCCCGCCGAGCTACTTCGGCAGCGGCGACACCGTGAGCGTTCCCGGTTCGCTCGATGACGACGTGGACGCGCTGACCGCGGTGAGTTACCTGATGATTGACGGGGTTCCCGATCAGCTGTCCCTCCGGGAGGCGGACGAATACTCTGAACAGCTCGGCGAACTCTCTCTTGCGAGCTACGCCGCACGGGAAGGCGTGCCAGGGCGATTGATGCAGCAGGCTTACGCCCGGCGGTATCGCGGCCACACCAGGGTGCGCTCGGTGTTTCCGTCGGCAAGCTTCAGCGGCGGCTGGGCCGTCTACGCCGAGGAGGCGCTGGCCGCGTTACGGATGGAACGGCAGCCGGAGCTCGCCTGGGAGGCAGAGCTGCTCAGTGTCATCGGCAAGCTCGGCGTGATCACTGATGCGATCGTCGATATTCGGGTGCACGCCCATGGCATGACGGAAGATGAGGCGCTGCGCCTACTGGTGGAGCGCGGCTATCGCAGCAAACCGGTGGCGAAGGCTCGCTGGCGTCAGGTTCTGCTGAATTCAACCGAGCTCACTTCGCCGTTCGCCGGCTACACCGAACTTGTCGACCTGCTCTCGACGGTGACATCCGGCACGACGATGAGCGATGACGTCCGGGCCGGGATTCACGACGAGGTGTTGTCGCATGGAACGCTGGCACCCCGTCATCTGGCCGCCCTGCTGATCTAG